The Oncorhynchus kisutch isolate 150728-3 linkage group LG8, Okis_V2, whole genome shotgun sequence DNA segment TTCCAAATAAATGACATCATTACGTgctccaccacccatgttatttacattattaaatgtccatgtgggctgtgttcaGTAGGTTAAACCTCTGCTTCTCTCAAACAGACAATTAGTGAACGTAATAGTTCAAGCAGGAGAAACGACAGGTATTATCTAGTCACAGTACATTTTAAAGTCCAAAAACATGACATTTCTACCTTTAGAATTTGTGGCATAGAGAAAGTGAAGATATCAGACATGGGAGGCGATATAAATAACACTCTGAGCAAAAGACaatgttttgggattttcaccctccagacattatttcctaaaggacttaatgatgaaatgcctTTATACATTATGTTGTAAATGTGAACATGAATTAATGCCACCATTTCAAATTACTCTGATGTTTTTCTTGCGCTGTAACCAATGATTTATGAAAACTTGCTTGATGGGTtgatgtcctcattgtggtttgACAGACGTGTTgttacgccctgaccttagagagccgttttatatctctatttggttaggtcagggtgtgatgtggggcattctatgttatgtgttctgtttctttatttctatgttttagccgggtatggttctcaatcagggacagctgtctatcgttgtctctgattgggcatcatacttaggtagcccttttcccctccttcagtgtgggtagttaactttgtttgtggcacttagccctgtaagcttcacgtttgttgttttgttggcaacattttaaaataaaaggaaaatgtacgctcaccacgctgcactttaGTCTACTTTCAACAACACCCGTTTAATATGTTTTATGTTAACACTTAAGTAAGCATTACAAAATATAACAATAAATATAACAGAAATATTCAAATAATTTTCCCTCAACTCCAATCCCATTCGATGCATTGAACGGATGTGGGTGGAGCTATGTCTACATAAGggtgtaaaaacatttttttaactcACAAATGCTCTGAGGAAGGccatgaggccgatacgtaagagcagtgatactatcaagagcagtgtgcaggtttcttcttttttctcatcttgttcaactgttaccatgcacctgcaacaaagatagctcagatgtgcgagtgccttttgaattttgaatAAATCAAAAAAGAAAATGTACACAAAGACAGAAGCAGTTGGCGATACTGGGTTTGATTTGGGGTGATAATTAGCATATATTGGGTTTGGTGTGAACCAGTGAATGACATTAGGACTAATCCAGTCATCGATGCACAGTATAAGGTCATAGGGTCATGCCTGGCCCAGGGCTGAGCGTACAGTGCTGATGTCATAGGCCCAGGCCTGGTTGAGGCCGTCGCCCTGCGAGGCTCGGTGGGGCCACTGGGGGAAGGGGAAGCGGCAGGCGACGACACACGCGTCATCGGGAAGCTCCCTCAGAAGCTTCTCACACAGCACCTCCATCTGAGGACCAATCAGAGAGGCTGGTTTTAGTCATCAACCAATCAGATCAACACTCTCTTGATCCAGCATACCCAATAATTTCTGAGTTAAGACTGTTTGAATATAATTTAGTTATTAAAAATCTAATTGTAGAAATAATCGTATTATAAGAGCAGGAATTGTTCTTGCTGTGCGGAGGCCTAGCATGGATAGAGCGCTTACCAATCCTGGGGCTAGGAATACAGTCACATTGTTGTAGTTTGACAAATCAGTCTGTCAAATGAGAGAAAACACATTTAGTAAAGAGTATGTGTCTAATAAACACAATGTTAAAgaactatactgtaccttccagaAGTCCTTGTTGACAAAGTTTGCCTGGCTGGGTGGTACTCCTGTCCAGCGTGCCTTCACTCTAGCATATGCCAGCAACATGGAGTTTATCTCAAATCCAGTACACTGGAGGCCAACAGAGTAGGCAGCAAACACCTAAGACAAGAAGGTAGAGGAAAGTTGAGTCATACAACTACCTATAACTTCACTGCAGCAAAAGAGTGACTTCACTATCATTTGTCTGTTGCTTGTTGTCCTCGCCACACAAGATCCCTTGCTAGAACAGAGAGAAATGTAAGTGTCAGACAcggtatgtgtcccaaatggcatcttattccctatatagtcctctAAGAAGTACAGAATATAggggagagggtgctatttggaacAAAGCCTCTATTGTTCATAGCAGAGTTTTATTTCACCAGAGCCAACTCACCAGTCTCCCGTCTCCTGATCCCAGATCAACTAGTTGGCCTCTGCGTCCCTCCAGCAGCTGCATGACGTTTACGATCTGAGCTTTACTCGAGGGCAGGTAAGGCACCTGTATGAAAATAATATTGCCAGTCAATAATATGGGAGAcggttagcctggtcccagaactatttgtattttttctaACTCCATTGGTCATTGTCCAGCCAAACATGACATCGATTGACAAGAAGTTGGCAtgtagcacaaacagactgggacTCAGGCTAGCGGACGGGGTATGTGGGAGACGCCACTGAGTTGTATATCACCTTAATTGGTTCTAGGTAGGACATACTTATCCCTTGGGGTTTTACAGTTGTAGACAAATAAAGcactactgtaaaaaaaaaaagccaggGGATTGAATGGAGCCTAATGTCATCAATTCAGCTGCATAGGTGGAAAAAGCCTTGCAAAAGGGCCTTGCACATACAAGATGAGACATCAATGACCCAGCCAAGACCAAAACAAGACCCAGCCAAGACATTCATACAAAGGGTTGGAAACATGTGGCGATCCAATCTATCTTCCATTCTTTATggccctgaccccccccccccccccccccccccccaaatccctTGGTTGGTATTACCCCAATTCGTGATCAACTGTGCCTGACGATAAAGTGCTCTtgtctgatgattatgatgaacTGATGGTGAAGAGAATAGCACAGGATCCATTAATCAAAAACACTGCATCATGGCGTAATTTGAAAAAACAACCTACAAATATGACTTACCAAATTGTTCCTCTAAAAATATTTGACTTACCAAATACACCCCTTTCTTAATTTGAAGGCACCATGAAACACACATGGAGCATTCCAAGACAAGCAGCTAAGCATTCTTAAGAGCATTACTGTTTA contains these protein-coding regions:
- the si:dkey-190g11.3 gene encoding adenine nucleotide translocase lysine N-methyltransferase, with the protein product MEDSTEFILQDQGSRMVHSSKDNPILTVATGAFLAGLYGMWTMFALPGFRKVPRRLKVPYLPSSKAQIVNVMQLLEGRRGQLVDLGSGDGRLVFAAYSVGLQCTGFEINSMLLAYARVKARWTGVPPSQANFVNKDFWKTDLSNYNNVTVFLAPGLMEVLCEKLLRELPDDACVVACRFPFPQWPHRASQGDGLNQAWAYDISTVRSALGQA